A single genomic interval of Flavihumibacter rivuli harbors:
- a CDS encoding dioxygenase family protein: protein MKRNLSWVLLPLLGSLLFSSCNGQTNGTKPPTTSSSPNHKPVGGECEGCELMYVAMPDKIDAEDNSPGWEEGNQKLILTGKVFQLDGKTPAAGVIIYYWHTDEKGLYSPNAITPEKAKAHGHLRGWIKTDASGQYTIRTSRPAAYPGEDIPQHIHLSIKEPDIEQEYFADLYFDDDPLYLKHKKKYGKQDRAGTEILRVVLNEKVQIAEHNIILGLNIPHYPRKADAAMQSGLNIGEDQPSFMPYHAYGPDKGTRTCPVCKYGRYHGIVYFVGNNPNWDVIKQWLAFLEQESRKRESYLKAYFVYGNSQQYNKATREKELTALGKELGLQRTALTFVPSYADTESEANLNKINPEAQSTMIVYKHRTIVDKFINLPPSEENFRMLSAVLDKTRGNYFDLPEPTHE from the coding sequence ATGAAGCGAAACCTATCCTGGGTATTATTGCCCCTATTGGGCTCCCTCCTATTCAGCTCCTGCAATGGTCAAACCAATGGAACAAAGCCCCCGACTACTTCATCTTCCCCAAACCATAAGCCGGTTGGCGGTGAATGTGAAGGTTGCGAACTGATGTATGTAGCCATGCCCGACAAGATAGATGCAGAAGACAACAGTCCGGGCTGGGAGGAAGGCAACCAGAAACTTATCCTTACCGGCAAGGTGTTTCAGTTGGATGGTAAAACACCTGCGGCAGGCGTGATCATTTATTACTGGCATACGGATGAAAAGGGACTGTATTCACCTAATGCCATTACCCCTGAAAAAGCGAAGGCGCATGGACACCTTAGGGGATGGATTAAAACAGATGCCAGTGGCCAATATACCATCAGGACCTCCAGGCCGGCTGCCTATCCCGGTGAGGATATTCCCCAGCATATCCATCTTTCCATTAAAGAACCGGATATCGAACAGGAATATTTTGCCGATCTCTATTTTGATGATGATCCCCTCTATCTGAAGCACAAGAAAAAATATGGCAAGCAGGACCGCGCGGGAACAGAAATACTCAGGGTCGTGCTCAATGAAAAAGTGCAAATTGCCGAGCACAATATCATACTGGGCTTGAATATTCCCCATTACCCGAGGAAAGCGGATGCTGCAATGCAATCGGGACTGAACATTGGCGAGGACCAACCCTCCTTCATGCCCTACCATGCCTATGGACCAGACAAGGGAACCAGGACCTGCCCCGTTTGCAAATACGGCAGGTACCATGGCATCGTCTATTTTGTAGGGAATAACCCGAACTGGGATGTCATCAAACAATGGCTGGCTTTCCTGGAGCAGGAAAGCAGGAAAAGGGAAAGCTACCTGAAAGCATATTTTGTCTATGGCAATAGCCAGCAATACAACAAGGCAACCAGGGAGAAAGAATTGACTGCGCTGGGCAAGGAATTGGGCCTACAAAGAACAGCCCTGACCTTTGTGCCCTCCTATGCTGATACCGAATCAGAAGCCAACCTGAACAAGATAAATCCCGAAGCCCAAAGCACGATGATCGTCTATAAACACCGCACTATTGTTGACAAGTTCATCAACCTGCCACCATCTGAAGAAAACTTCAGGATGCTTTCGGCAGTACTGGATAAAACAAGGGGAAACTATTTTGACCTCCCGGAACCCACACATGAATGA
- a CDS encoding AraC family transcriptional regulator: MKSIPVRHIAHTSIDQGTTGLFSIRNLRDVLNGKDLVHELHRHDFFFVLMVEEGNGSHEIDFVPHKVHDRTIFLLRPGQVHKLELTAESTGFLMEFDPFFILSGCSLSDQRWKKVIGKNFCEIEVARFNSLQTILSKIFNEFTNRQDGYLEVIKASLSIFFIEFLRQSSNPNGMPATSNSYTRERFEELVRLLETNIGTMKNVSQYADMLNLSSYQLNAITKASVGKTVSDLINEQILLEAKRYLLATPSQVKEIADHLGYEDVSYFIRFFKKHTGQSPEAFRKNFK; this comes from the coding sequence ATGAAATCAATTCCGGTCAGGCATATTGCCCATACCTCAATAGATCAGGGAACTACTGGTCTGTTTAGCATTCGCAACCTGAGGGATGTGTTAAATGGGAAGGATTTAGTTCATGAACTTCATAGGCATGACTTCTTTTTCGTATTGATGGTGGAGGAGGGAAATGGTTCTCATGAGATCGATTTTGTACCACATAAGGTCCACGACAGGACAATATTCTTACTTCGTCCTGGTCAGGTCCATAAACTTGAGTTGACAGCAGAAAGCACAGGTTTCTTAATGGAATTCGACCCTTTCTTTATTCTTTCAGGATGTTCCCTTTCCGATCAGCGATGGAAGAAAGTGATTGGTAAAAACTTTTGTGAAATAGAAGTTGCAAGGTTCAATAGCTTGCAAACAATTCTTTCCAAAATCTTCAACGAATTCACAAATCGGCAGGATGGTTATCTTGAGGTTATTAAAGCCAGCTTAAGTATTTTTTTCATCGAGTTTTTGAGGCAAAGTTCCAACCCTAATGGAATGCCGGCAACGTCAAATAGCTATACCCGGGAAAGATTTGAGGAGTTGGTCCGCTTATTGGAGACAAACATTGGGACCATGAAGAATGTTTCCCAGTATGCCGATATGTTGAATCTTTCTTCATACCAGTTAAATGCCATTACAAAGGCTTCAGTTGGAAAAACGGTATCTGACCTTATAAATGAACAAATCCTGCTGGAGGCAAAAAGATATTTACTGGCTACTCCCAGCCAGGTAAAGGAAATTGCCGATCATCTGGGATATGAGGATGTTTCCTATTTTATTCGTTTCTTCAAGAAGCACACCGGGCAGTCTCCTGAAGCATTTCGTAAAAATTTCAAATAA
- a CDS encoding PKD domain-containing protein: MKKYFSSLLIVVLATCFVGCEKDPITPPKNPDPISAPDPVPPVTGNSDSKVGAGGLLYVILPNNETFLSGSYSEWVPTKKTFKWKKIAGPDSYQLASQNEMSTQLTNLVAGIYQFEFSVYDYLGLYGKDTATVVVNSLSAKPQELQFANQTWIFPWYNSIEIKGFFDIVSLDKVFKVLIKRDNSDAWIDVPFYSPNPTTTNYDFFVETRVN; encoded by the coding sequence ATGAAAAAGTATTTTTCAAGCTTGTTAATCGTTGTTTTAGCAACCTGTTTCGTTGGTTGTGAAAAAGACCCCATTACACCTCCCAAAAATCCTGATCCCATCAGTGCCCCGGACCCAGTTCCACCAGTTACCGGTAATTCCGACTCGAAAGTGGGTGCCGGTGGCCTTCTTTATGTCATATTACCTAATAATGAGACCTTTCTTAGTGGAAGCTATTCAGAATGGGTGCCAACAAAAAAAACATTTAAGTGGAAAAAAATAGCAGGACCCGATAGCTATCAACTCGCCAGTCAAAATGAGATGAGTACCCAACTGACCAACCTGGTAGCAGGGATTTACCAATTTGAGTTTTCAGTTTATGACTATCTGGGATTATACGGGAAAGACACCGCTACCGTGGTGGTAAACTCATTATCCGCTAAACCACAGGAATTGCAATTTGCCAACCAGACCTGGATATTCCCCTGGTACAATTCAATTGAAATAAAGGGCTTTTTCGACATAGTGTCATTAGACAAGGTTTTCAAAGTACTTATCAAGAGGGATAATAGCGACGCCTGGATAGATGTGCCATTTTACAGCCCCAACCCAACAACAACCAACTATGATTTCTTTGTTGAAACTCGCGTCAACTGA
- a CDS encoding DUF4386 domain-containing protein, protein MSRWAGVVYLVIVITGMFSLAYVPGQLFIWDNPEKTFSNIQANEGLLRLSIAVGVICYIAFTILPLLLYRLLRPVNEWYARIMVVLALISVPISFLNLQHKYAVLDLLNPSKQAPGQPLSSLYQETMNYLNHYNDGIHIVTVFWGLWLLPFGYLVYRSGILPKFLGILLMLGCLGYMVNFFGNTLIRDYRTIGISSYFGLLPAIGEIGTCLWLLLVGARESAKT, encoded by the coding sequence ATGTCCAGATGGGCTGGAGTAGTGTACCTCGTAATCGTTATTACAGGAATGTTCAGCCTGGCCTATGTTCCCGGGCAACTCTTCATATGGGACAACCCGGAAAAGACCTTCTCCAATATCCAGGCCAATGAGGGATTGTTACGTTTGAGCATAGCAGTTGGAGTGATCTGCTATATCGCCTTTACCATTCTTCCCCTCCTGCTGTACCGGCTGCTAAGACCAGTCAACGAATGGTATGCAAGGATCATGGTGGTATTGGCACTAATCAGTGTCCCTATTTCTTTCCTCAACCTGCAACACAAATATGCCGTCCTCGACCTGCTCAATCCATCAAAGCAAGCACCCGGACAACCATTGTCCTCCCTTTACCAGGAAACCATGAATTATTTGAACCATTATAATGATGGCATTCACATCGTGACGGTATTTTGGGGACTATGGCTCCTGCCTTTTGGCTACCTGGTTTACCGTTCAGGGATCTTGCCAAAATTCCTGGGGATACTGCTCATGCTGGGCTGCCTGGGTTATATGGTCAATTTCTTTGGGAATACCCTGATCAGGGATTACAGAACTATAGGCATTTCCAGCTATTTTGGCCTACTACCCGCCATAGGGGAAATCGGCACCTGCCTTTGGTTATTACTTGTAGGCGCAAGAGAATCTGCTAAAACTTAA
- a CDS encoding short chain dehydrogenase, producing MKIVIVGASGTMGTYLTKSFEKEHEVIKADRNGIDVKVDITSPEAIESMYKSIGDFDALICTAGPTFVGPWKSLNDKTFRNGVEGKMMGQINLVLIGQHYIKPGGSFTLITGGLTHEPQRNFANASAANAAVEGFVRAAAIELGNGIRINAVSPTVIENSPQYFPFFPGEIPVTMKALEYGFRKSVFGANTGQIIKP from the coding sequence ATGAAAATTGTAATTGTTGGTGCATCAGGCACTATGGGCACTTATTTAACCAAATCATTTGAGAAGGAGCATGAGGTAATCAAGGCCGATCGAAATGGGATTGATGTTAAGGTAGATATCACATCACCTGAGGCAATCGAAAGTATGTATAAAAGTATAGGAGATTTTGATGCACTTATTTGTACGGCAGGACCAACTTTTGTTGGCCCATGGAAGAGCTTAAATGATAAAACCTTTCGTAATGGAGTAGAGGGTAAAATGATGGGGCAGATCAACCTTGTATTGATTGGGCAGCATTATATCAAACCGGGTGGTTCTTTTACCCTTATCACTGGGGGTTTGACCCATGAACCGCAGAGGAACTTTGCTAATGCATCAGCAGCAAATGCGGCAGTGGAGGGTTTTGTTCGCGCCGCGGCTATCGAATTGGGTAATGGTATTCGTATCAATGCGGTCAGCCCAACGGTTATTGAAAATTCCCCTCAATACTTTCCTTTCTTTCCTGGGGAAATTCCAGTGACCATGAAGGCACTCGAATATGGATTCAGGAAAAGTGTGTTTGGCGCAAACACCGGACAGATTATAAAACCTTAG
- a CDS encoding porin family protein, with the protein MQTIIKSLKVLAVLMLLTSLSSRSYSQTSRFSFVINSPTTYFNYGKANTGLRSYKKSYHGLQAGISYQAGITPIFSLVPELYFAMKGGTIKGNSPLTKAKTTLRINSLEMPLLARLHLNKLYINAGPYVGYNVGGRLKVDASNTSSASTTKLSFGSSDADFKRWDVGFQVGAGYNFSLNQSTVTLDARYGYGMVNISPDVERYNRMFKISAQVSLFGKKIPKQKQG; encoded by the coding sequence ATGCAAACAATTATCAAATCACTAAAAGTATTAGCAGTATTGATGTTATTAACCTCTCTTTCATCCAGATCCTATTCACAAACAAGCAGGTTTAGTTTCGTAATTAATTCACCGACAACATACTTCAATTATGGAAAGGCGAATACCGGACTTAGATCCTATAAGAAAAGCTATCATGGCTTGCAGGCAGGTATTTCTTACCAGGCCGGCATTACACCAATCTTTTCATTGGTTCCGGAATTATATTTCGCTATGAAAGGTGGGACCATAAAAGGTAATAGTCCATTGACGAAAGCAAAAACAACATTGAGGATAAACAGTTTGGAGATGCCTTTGTTGGCTCGATTGCATCTTAACAAGCTATATATTAATGCAGGTCCTTATGTTGGTTACAATGTTGGTGGCCGCCTCAAAGTAGATGCTTCAAATACGTCAAGTGCATCAACCACTAAACTGTCATTTGGCAGTTCCGATGCGGATTTTAAACGGTGGGATGTTGGATTTCAGGTAGGAGCCGGTTACAACTTCAGCCTTAATCAATCTACTGTCACACTGGATGCCCGATACGGGTATGGCATGGTTAACATTTCTCCCGATGTTGAACGATACAACAGGATGTTCAAAATTAGTGCTCAGGTTTCACTATTTGGGAAAAAGATCCCTAAACAGAAGCAAGGATAA
- a CDS encoding NAD(P)-dependent alcohol dehydrogenase, whose translation MKAFIRNNYGGPEVLQLQEVDKPIVKDGCILVRVLANSANPADWHILRGKPFFARFTFGLFKPKEKIAGCDFAGIVDQVGNNVTHFKVGQPVFGESLMGGAFAEYVCIPEDFCAIIPEGVGFPEMAGLPTAGLTAWQALTTHGKIKKGETVLINGSSGGVGHFAVQLAKALGAQVTAICSSRNIDFVRSLGADHVVAYDIDNIHLHSVKYDLVLDVNGNLSYADFRRMGKRGVMVGFTTMRHMISVLFKRAFGKFPLVSFTANANSRDLKELALLMQDGRIRTCIDKYFNYKEIPAAIGYIEDMRTRGKVVMLWNEL comes from the coding sequence ATGAAAGCATTTATAAGGAATAACTATGGGGGACCTGAGGTTCTTCAGTTGCAAGAAGTTGATAAACCCATTGTTAAGGATGGATGCATATTGGTTAGGGTCCTTGCCAATTCTGCTAATCCCGCAGATTGGCATATCCTTCGTGGTAAACCTTTTTTTGCGCGATTTACATTTGGGCTGTTCAAGCCAAAAGAAAAAATTGCAGGCTGTGATTTTGCAGGTATAGTAGATCAGGTTGGTAACAACGTAACCCATTTTAAAGTAGGCCAACCGGTATTCGGTGAGTCGTTGATGGGAGGTGCTTTTGCGGAATATGTTTGTATTCCGGAGGATTTTTGTGCCATCATTCCAGAGGGAGTTGGCTTTCCTGAAATGGCTGGTTTACCAACTGCTGGGCTTACCGCCTGGCAAGCCCTGACCACCCATGGTAAAATCAAAAAGGGAGAAACCGTATTGATAAACGGTTCTTCGGGGGGTGTCGGTCATTTTGCTGTTCAGCTTGCAAAGGCACTTGGTGCCCAAGTTACTGCCATTTGTTCCAGTCGAAATATTGATTTTGTTAGATCACTTGGTGCTGATCATGTAGTTGCTTACGATATTGATAATATTCATCTGCATAGTGTAAAGTATGACCTGGTCCTGGATGTCAATGGCAATCTTTCATATGCGGATTTCCGGCGCATGGGTAAGCGGGGTGTGATGGTAGGATTCACCACCATGCGGCATATGATTTCTGTTTTGTTTAAGCGTGCATTTGGTAAGTTCCCCTTGGTATCATTTACTGCAAATGCCAATTCAAGGGATTTAAAGGAGCTTGCGCTATTGATGCAGGATGGTCGAATAAGGACCTGTATCGATAAATATTTTAATTACAAGGAAATACCGGCTGCAATTGGGTATATTGAGGACATGAGGACTCGAGGCAAAGTGGTAATGCTATGGAATGAGCTTTAG
- a CDS encoding CPBP family intramembrane glutamic endopeptidase, with protein sequence MHNSGKYRMFFRNLGWIAIFFLVLAAFTFPVIFISQYNKWQVHPFIQALIVVAVTLVCQLLRKQPFSEVIGTIDQAWFKDVLVGLFYGAILMLLPALYLFLFGYVSWELVNVQPDDILSATVMFTILAIAEEFLFRGFVFQRLMAMIGIWGAQILMGGYFLLIHMNNPGMTGNVKLLASVNIFLASIMFGLAYIKTKKLAMPIAIHFMANWTQGVLLGFGVSGNTGVKLLNPVFGNTPVFLTGGNFGLEASLPGLIAVILITIVLFRWKPRNM encoded by the coding sequence ATGCATAATTCAGGGAAGTACAGGATGTTTTTCAGGAATCTGGGATGGATTGCCATATTTTTTCTTGTGCTGGCGGCTTTTACTTTTCCAGTGATTTTTATTTCACAATATAATAAATGGCAGGTCCACCCTTTCATTCAGGCACTTATTGTAGTTGCAGTTACTCTTGTCTGCCAGCTTTTGAGAAAGCAGCCGTTTTCGGAAGTGATTGGTACAATAGATCAGGCGTGGTTTAAGGATGTTTTGGTTGGTTTATTTTATGGGGCAATACTAATGTTGTTGCCAGCACTGTACCTCTTTCTTTTTGGATATGTTAGTTGGGAACTGGTAAATGTGCAGCCGGATGATATTTTATCTGCTACTGTGATGTTTACAATCCTGGCCATTGCTGAAGAATTCCTCTTCAGGGGTTTTGTGTTTCAAAGGCTAATGGCAATGATCGGAATTTGGGGTGCACAAATACTAATGGGTGGATATTTTTTACTCATTCACATGAATAATCCGGGAATGACAGGAAATGTAAAGCTATTAGCGTCTGTTAATATTTTTCTTGCTTCAATCATGTTTGGGCTAGCTTATATAAAAACAAAAAAGCTTGCGATGCCAATTGCAATACATTTTATGGCTAACTGGACACAAGGTGTATTATTGGGTTTTGGGGTTAGTGGTAATACAGGTGTTAAATTATTGAATCCTGTTTTCGGTAATACACCAGTATTCCTTACCGGTGGCAATTTTGGTTTGGAAGCGAGCTTGCCGGGATTAATAGCTGTTATTTTAATTACTATTGTGCTGTTTCGCTGGAAGCCCAGAAACATGTAG
- a CDS encoding alpha/beta hydrolase, whose product MKQKPLLLTIAMLLFAVGTYSQACGTRVLDPQIAYFLKIVGYKDQTLEQLRSTPIEQLKYPQFPLIPYPKEDVQRLKITSDSISVLVFNPLHKENLPVIIHYHGGGFISPLVQGLEYSLWQDAKTYGAIVFAVDYRVAPEHRFPAAVDDSYKAFKWISQNAQLFGGDTSQLILMGNSAGANLVAVITQRAKKENTSSPIKLQVLNGLPADLRPENMEKSVSYQQNALGYFQTKAMCYFAVENYAPDQFNDPEVSPILGKDFKGLPPAVIINAEFDPLREDGVLYAEKLRNAGVKVWEKCFAGQIHCLIGLMPGAEPLKEFERIVKSSMNECLGK is encoded by the coding sequence ATGAAACAGAAGCCATTATTATTAACTATTGCAATGCTGCTCTTTGCTGTTGGAACTTATAGCCAAGCTTGCGGTACCAGGGTATTAGATCCTCAAATAGCCTATTTCCTTAAAATAGTTGGCTACAAGGACCAGACATTAGAGCAGTTGAGAAGTACGCCCATAGAGCAATTAAAGTATCCACAATTTCCATTAATACCCTACCCTAAGGAAGATGTGCAAAGGCTCAAGATTACCAGTGATAGCATTTCAGTATTGGTGTTTAATCCGCTTCACAAAGAAAATCTGCCGGTAATTATTCATTATCATGGAGGCGGCTTCATTTCTCCCCTGGTACAGGGCCTGGAGTATTCTTTATGGCAGGATGCAAAAACCTATGGGGCGATTGTCTTTGCAGTTGATTATAGGGTAGCACCAGAACATAGGTTTCCTGCAGCTGTAGATGATAGTTATAAGGCTTTTAAATGGATTTCTCAAAATGCACAACTGTTTGGAGGCGATACAAGCCAGTTGATACTGATGGGTAATAGTGCCGGGGCTAACCTCGTTGCAGTGATAACCCAAAGGGCAAAGAAAGAAAATACCAGTAGTCCCATCAAACTCCAGGTATTAAATGGATTGCCTGCTGATCTGCGTCCTGAAAACATGGAGAAATCTGTATCATATCAACAGAATGCCCTGGGCTACTTCCAAACAAAAGCAATGTGCTATTTCGCAGTTGAAAATTATGCCCCGGATCAGTTCAATGATCCTGAAGTGTCTCCGATCCTTGGCAAAGATTTTAAAGGGTTGCCACCAGCTGTAATAATCAATGCAGAATTCGATCCCCTTAGGGAAGATGGTGTATTATATGCCGAGAAACTAAGAAATGCAGGTGTTAAGGTTTGGGAGAAATGTTTTGCGGGGCAGATACATTGCCTGATAGGTTTAATGCCTGGTGCGGAGCCGCTGAAGGAGTTTGAAAGGATTGTAAAATCCTCTATGAATGAATGTTTAGGAAAATGA
- a CDS encoding GNAT family N-acetyltransferase — translation MDQLTIETDRLKIRNLVIPDLIDFHSYRSDPEVTKYQGFDVFTLEEAKAFILENAEKKFGVAGQWVQYGIELKSTGKLIGDCAIKLNINDIRIGEIGITISPREQNRGYAKESLTSILDFLFNIEGFNRVTEIVDAGNIASIELLKSVGFREEGLFIESIYFKGKWCSEFQYAMLKSEWVLLREDHLK, via the coding sequence ATGGATCAATTAACAATAGAAACGGATCGTCTGAAGATCAGAAATCTTGTTATTCCAGATTTAATTGATTTCCATTCTTATCGTTCAGATCCTGAAGTAACGAAATACCAGGGCTTCGACGTTTTCACCTTAGAGGAGGCAAAAGCATTCATTCTCGAAAATGCTGAAAAGAAATTTGGAGTAGCTGGTCAATGGGTGCAGTATGGAATAGAGCTAAAAAGCACAGGGAAATTGATCGGTGATTGTGCAATCAAGCTTAATATAAATGACATCCGAATTGGTGAAATCGGTATTACGATTTCACCAAGGGAGCAAAATAGGGGATATGCAAAGGAATCCTTAACTTCTATTCTTGACTTTCTATTTAATATAGAAGGATTTAATAGGGTTACCGAGATAGTGGATGCTGGGAATATAGCTTCCATTGAGTTGCTAAAAAGCGTGGGCTTCAGGGAGGAAGGACTTTTTATCGAGAGCATTTATTTTAAAGGGAAGTGGTGCAGTGAATTTCAATATGCTATGCTGAAATCAGAATGGGTATTATTAAGAGAGGATCATCTAAAATGA
- a CDS encoding DUF6326 family protein, with protein MKKQELEDFKVNIRLKLAGLWTTVMFCYIYGDYFELYVPGKTESLINGNNMLDSPMKLFIASFLLATPALMIFLNLMLKPAFCKWLNIGLAIFFSLFTALVGLSSISEWRTFYVFLAALESIITLVIAWQAWHWPRQTQNTAL; from the coding sequence ATGAAAAAACAGGAACTGGAAGATTTCAAGGTAAATATCCGGCTCAAGCTAGCCGGCCTCTGGACAACTGTCATGTTCTGCTATATCTATGGCGACTATTTTGAATTGTATGTCCCGGGCAAAACAGAGAGCCTGATCAACGGGAACAATATGCTCGATAGCCCCATGAAATTATTCATCGCTAGCTTCCTGCTCGCTACACCTGCACTAATGATATTCCTTAACCTCATGCTGAAACCTGCCTTCTGCAAATGGTTGAACATAGGCCTCGCGATCTTCTTTTCCTTATTCACCGCATTGGTAGGCCTATCATCTATTTCCGAATGGAGGACCTTCTATGTATTCCTTGCTGCCCTTGAGTCCATCATTACGCTGGTGATTGCCTGGCAGGCCTGGCATTGGCCGAGACAAACTCAAAATACCGCCTTGTAA
- a CDS encoding alpha/beta hydrolase-fold protein, giving the protein MKIIFCILFVLPGICFSQTSSENDTRIGAGRKEFIHSTILKEDRELWIYVPASFTKSSPNKYPVLYLLDGPSFFYSMTGMVQYLSSIGQIPEIIVVGIANTNRIRDLTPTHSIRWSDGEQDTAVLGCSGGGEKFIAFIEHELIPYVDNVYATTPYRMLVGHSLGGLTVLNSMINHPSLFTSYVAIDPSVWWDNHALMKYASRQLLGNDYSNKSLFYASANTMSKGIDTSRVSKDTAYGNIHVRNNVQFHRILQKIPPAGLQWSWKFYGEDNHASVPLIAGYDALRFLFKGYKLDKDLNDTSITVDYIIAHYQHLSTLMHYTVLPSESIVNSLGYNFLHKKNFEKAFQFFYLNLENYPTSANAFDSMGDYYLQRNERIKAIENFRKALQLKELPETRKKLKELESVNRKG; this is encoded by the coding sequence ATGAAAATTATTTTTTGTATCCTGTTTGTACTTCCGGGAATTTGTTTTTCTCAGACTTCGTCTGAAAATGACACCCGGATAGGTGCAGGAAGGAAAGAGTTTATCCATTCTACCATACTAAAAGAGGATAGGGAATTGTGGATTTATGTACCGGCATCCTTTACAAAAAGTAGTCCCAACAAATATCCGGTCCTGTATCTCCTTGACGGTCCTTCCTTTTTCTATTCTATGACCGGAATGGTGCAGTATTTAAGTAGTATTGGCCAAATACCCGAAATTATTGTGGTAGGAATAGCCAACACCAACCGGATAAGGGATCTTACCCCCACGCACTCTATTCGCTGGTCGGATGGTGAACAGGATACTGCCGTCTTAGGTTGCTCTGGCGGTGGTGAAAAATTTATCGCCTTTATTGAACATGAACTTATTCCCTATGTGGATAATGTTTATGCAACCACCCCTTATCGGATGCTTGTCGGGCATTCATTAGGCGGGTTAACGGTTCTTAACTCAATGATCAACCACCCATCCCTATTTACCAGCTATGTTGCCATAGACCCAAGTGTATGGTGGGACAACCATGCATTAATGAAATATGCTTCACGCCAACTGTTGGGAAACGACTATAGCAATAAAAGTCTTTTTTATGCCTCAGCGAATACCATGAGCAAAGGAATAGATACTTCACGGGTATCAAAAGATACAGCTTATGGAAACATACATGTAAGAAACAACGTGCAATTCCATCGGATACTTCAAAAAATCCCACCGGCAGGGCTGCAATGGAGCTGGAAGTTCTATGGTGAGGATAATCATGCCTCTGTCCCCCTAATTGCGGGTTATGATGCATTGCGCTTTCTGTTTAAAGGATACAAGTTGGATAAGGACCTTAATGATACTTCAATAACAGTTGACTACATCATAGCTCATTATCAACACTTGTCAACTTTGATGCATTATACGGTATTGCCTTCTGAAAGCATCGTCAATTCACTCGGCTATAATTTTCTGCACAAGAAAAACTTTGAAAAGGCTTTCCAGTTTTTTTATTTGAACCTGGAAAATTATCCTACAAGTGCCAATGCGTTCGATAGTATGGGGGATTATTACCTTCAAAGAAATGAAAGGATAAAGGCAATTGAAAATTTCAGGAAAGCACTTCAATTAAAAGAATTGCCTGAGACCAGAAAGAAATTAAAGGAGCTGGAAAGTGTTAATAGGAAAGGCTAA
- a CDS encoding NAD(P)/FAD-dependent oxidoreductase has protein sequence MKKENVFDVTILGGSYAGLAAGMALGRALRKVLIIDAGNPCNRQTPYSHNFLTNDGKTPKEIAELARQEVKKYDSVSFIDGFATAGKMNSNGIVIQILSGETFLSRKLVIATGIKDLMPDIPGFAECWGKSVLHCPYCHGYEVRHQKTGIFANGDTAFELATLISNWTNDLTLYTNGKSTITAQQLLKLQEHKINIVEAEIERLENKAGYISNIVFSNGTSAQAKAIYTRLPFVQHSSIPQALGCELTPEGYLKIDSAHRTTVHGIYACGDNATRMRTVANAVAMGTTTGLMVNKDLIEEDF, from the coding sequence ATGAAAAAGGAAAATGTTTTTGACGTTACTATTTTAGGAGGCAGTTATGCCGGCCTTGCAGCAGGTATGGCTTTGGGAAGGGCATTAAGGAAGGTGTTAATTATTGACGCTGGCAATCCATGTAACAGGCAAACACCCTATTCACACAATTTCCTGACAAATGATGGAAAAACGCCCAAAGAAATAGCAGAACTTGCCCGACAAGAGGTTAAGAAGTACGATAGTGTAAGCTTTATTGATGGCTTTGCAACTGCCGGTAAAATGAACAGTAATGGTATTGTAATCCAAATCCTAAGCGGTGAAACCTTCCTTTCACGGAAATTGGTCATCGCAACAGGTATCAAGGACCTGATGCCGGATATTCCTGGATTTGCTGAGTGCTGGGGAAAAAGCGTGCTTCATTGCCCCTATTGTCATGGGTACGAGGTGCGGCATCAAAAAACAGGCATTTTCGCCAACGGCGATACAGCATTTGAACTAGCCACGTTGATTTCAAACTGGACAAATGACCTTACGCTTTATACAAATGGTAAATCAACCATTACAGCACAACAACTGCTAAAGTTACAAGAGCATAAGATCAATATTGTAGAGGCTGAGATAGAAAGGCTGGAAAACAAGGCTGGCTATATAAGTAATATTGTGTTCAGTAATGGGACCAGTGCGCAGGCAAAAGCTATATATACAAGGCTTCCATTTGTACAGCATTCCTCTATTCCACAAGCTTTAGGTTGCGAGCTTACACCGGAAGGGTACCTTAAGATTGACTCTGCCCATAGAACGACAGTCCATGGCATTTATGCCTGTGGTGATAATGCCACCCGGATGCGAACAGTTGCTAACGCAGTAGCAATGGGAACAACAACAGGTTTGATGGTAAACAAGGACTTGATTGAAGAGGATTTTTGA